A window of the Burkholderia sp. 9120 genome harbors these coding sequences:
- a CDS encoding response regulator: MDRPAKIIVLDDEVELRNMLQRFLRGHGFDVRVAEDGKRLDRYLEREPFDLLVLDLMIGDENGLEICARLREQGQTLPILMLTAKGDPLDRVVGLETGADDYLAKPFLPRELVARINALLRRQKMASGEVTVTSQSVRFGDFTLDVGKQQLSRAGALLEIHSAQMLLLVALASSPNRPVSRDNLLARARGREHDALDRSIDVQVLRLRQIVEDDPSKPRFIKTVWGIGYMLAADVDS; the protein is encoded by the coding sequence ATGGATCGCCCCGCCAAAATCATCGTGCTCGACGACGAAGTCGAATTGCGCAACATGCTGCAGCGCTTTCTGCGCGGCCACGGTTTCGACGTGCGCGTCGCGGAAGACGGCAAGCGGCTCGATCGTTATCTGGAGCGTGAGCCGTTCGACCTGCTCGTGCTCGATCTGATGATCGGCGACGAAAACGGCCTCGAAATCTGCGCGCGTCTGCGTGAACAGGGGCAGACCTTGCCGATCCTGATGCTGACCGCGAAGGGCGATCCGCTCGACCGCGTGGTCGGCCTCGAAACCGGCGCCGACGACTACCTCGCCAAACCGTTCCTGCCGCGCGAACTGGTGGCGCGTATCAATGCGCTGTTGAGGCGCCAGAAGATGGCGTCCGGCGAAGTCACCGTGACCTCGCAGTCCGTGCGTTTCGGCGATTTCACGCTCGACGTCGGCAAGCAGCAACTGTCGCGCGCGGGCGCGCTGCTGGAGATTCATTCGGCGCAGATGCTGTTGCTGGTTGCGCTGGCGTCGTCGCCGAACCGGCCGGTGAGCCGTGACAATCTGCTGGCGCGCGCACGCGGCCGCGAGCACGACGCGCTCGACCGCAGCATCGACGTGCAGGTGCTGCGGCTGCGGCAGATCGTCGAGGACGATCCGTCCAAACCGCGCTTCATCAAGACGGTGTGGGGCATCGGCTACATGCTGGCCGCGGACGTCGACTCATGA
- a CDS encoding ATP-binding protein — protein sequence MLSQACALGVLLHYVQRPRVERAAAVFATYVTTLDNLLAATPPSARATLTARLDARTQLPDDATEAQPTNLLRAYRIYQRDVFLDSLRAHLPADMPARWQSVGGQRLWIRMHAPADAPQTPYWIALPIPEDAQGNGLDAAILLSLGLGALAALTGYLIQRHLNQPLQQLTRAARRVSAGETPAPLPTDGPTEIATVSHAFNQMTQALQQAEATRALMLAGISHDIRTPLTKLRLAMAMAMPHGSDSSFVVAAESYLDQIETILQQFMDYAGSGEREAAEPGDLNALIERLAGDFAGLGHEFALSLAVLPALAYRPISMMRLLMNLMQNAIVYGGTGLAVRSWTTPEAVYVAVGDRGKGLSAQELEQLKAPFQRGSNARAHSGGTGLGLAIVERIARLHHGSLQFHAREGGGLEVWVVLPVVLAAGLPVVPPLA from the coding sequence ATGCTGAGCCAGGCCTGCGCGCTCGGCGTGTTGCTGCATTACGTGCAGCGGCCGCGGGTCGAACGCGCGGCCGCCGTTTTCGCGACCTATGTGACGACGCTCGACAACCTGCTCGCCGCCACGCCGCCCAGCGCGCGCGCCACGCTGACCGCGCGGCTCGACGCTCGTACGCAACTGCCCGACGACGCCACTGAGGCGCAGCCAACCAATCTGCTACGCGCCTATCGCATCTATCAGCGCGACGTGTTTCTCGACAGCTTGCGCGCGCATTTACCTGCCGACATGCCGGCGCGCTGGCAGTCGGTCGGCGGTCAGCGCCTGTGGATTCGCATGCATGCGCCGGCCGATGCGCCGCAAACGCCGTACTGGATCGCCCTGCCGATTCCCGAAGACGCGCAGGGCAACGGACTCGACGCCGCGATCCTGCTGTCGCTCGGTCTGGGCGCGTTGGCGGCGTTGACGGGCTACCTGATCCAGCGCCACCTCAACCAGCCGCTCCAGCAACTAACGCGGGCGGCGCGCCGCGTGAGCGCCGGCGAGACACCCGCGCCGCTGCCCACCGACGGCCCGACCGAAATCGCCACGGTGAGTCATGCTTTCAATCAGATGACGCAGGCGTTGCAGCAGGCCGAGGCAACCCGCGCGCTGATGCTGGCCGGTATCTCGCACGACATCCGCACGCCGCTGACCAAACTGCGCCTCGCGATGGCCATGGCGATGCCGCACGGCAGCGACAGCAGTTTCGTGGTCGCCGCCGAGTCGTACCTCGACCAGATCGAAACGATCCTGCAGCAGTTCATGGATTACGCGGGCAGCGGCGAACGCGAGGCCGCGGAGCCCGGCGATCTGAACGCGCTGATCGAACGCCTCGCGGGCGATTTCGCGGGGCTGGGGCATGAGTTCGCGTTGTCGCTCGCGGTGCTACCGGCTCTCGCATACCGGCCGATCAGCATGATGCGGCTGCTGATGAACCTGATGCAGAACGCGATCGTATATGGGGGAACGGGGCTCGCGGTGCGCAGCTGGACGACGCCGGAGGCGGTGTATGTCGCGGTCGGCGATCGCGGCAAAGGCTTGTCGGCGCAGGAACTGGAGCAACTTAAGGCGCCGTTTCAGCGCGGCAGCAATGCGCGCGCGCATAGTGGCGGCACGGGGCTGGGACTGGCGATCGTCGAGCGGATCGCGCGGCTGCATCACGGCAGCCTGCAGTTTCATGCGCGCGAGGGCGGTGGGCTGGAGGTGTGGGTGGTGTTGCCCGTTGTGTTGGCCGCCGGGTTGCCCGTCGTGCCGCCGCTCGCGTAG